A single region of the Chryseobacterium sp. 6424 genome encodes:
- a CDS encoding glycosyltransferase family 2 protein produces the protein MGSKELSIIIVTYNSSEVLREALNSIIQYNDCGNNIEVVVVDNASKDVATTEVLVYNFPLPIKFIKLPENKGYGFGNNVGIQHSSSPIILIMNPDVTLYKPVFNIICKSFKENPALGILGMQQYENIAGQKNPSYIISSHSILKLVLHKFAVYFNYYTSVLFCFSGACFAVRKEAFLEAGGYNEEIFLYGEESDLQYRLKKKSKKNKIKFAKSLGYIHKMHDRNLSIELHLEGVKSFLIIAQNRGISHSKMINQISRYYKFLYLYNSLRKTEAATFYRRMIIEIEKLKNLHEL, from the coding sequence ATGGGAAGTAAGGAGCTAAGTATTATAATTGTGACCTACAACTCTTCGGAAGTTCTAAGGGAGGCACTGAATAGTATCATACAATATAATGACTGTGGTAATAATATTGAGGTGGTGGTTGTTGATAATGCAAGTAAAGATGTTGCAACTACCGAGGTTCTCGTATACAATTTTCCTTTGCCTATTAAATTTATTAAACTGCCAGAAAATAAGGGATATGGATTCGGGAATAATGTAGGCATTCAGCATTCTTCTTCGCCAATAATTCTAATAATGAATCCGGACGTAACACTTTATAAACCAGTTTTCAACATCATATGTAAATCGTTTAAGGAAAATCCTGCATTAGGTATATTAGGAATGCAGCAGTATGAAAATATTGCTGGTCAGAAAAATCCGTCTTATATAATTTCTTCACATAGTATTTTAAAGTTGGTTCTTCATAAGTTTGCAGTGTATTTTAATTATTATACTTCAGTTCTTTTCTGTTTCAGCGGGGCATGTTTTGCAGTACGGAAAGAAGCTTTTTTAGAAGCTGGCGGATATAACGAAGAAATTTTCCTATATGGTGAGGAATCAGACCTTCAGTATCGTTTGAAAAAGAAATCTAAAAAGAATAAGATTAAATTTGCTAAATCGTTAGGGTATATTCATAAAATGCATGATCGTAACTTGAGTATAGAGTTACATCTTGAAGGTGTAAAGTCTTTTCTGATTATTGCACAAAACAGAGGGATAAGTCACAGCAAAATGATTAACCAGATTTCACGATACTATAAATTTCTGTATTTATATAATTCATTGCGGAAAACAGAAGCTGCTACATTTTACAGAAGGATGATTATTGAAATTGAAAAATTAAAAAATCTACATGAATTATAA